One Babesia bovis T2Bo chromosome 4 map unlocalized Chr4_1, whole genome shotgun sequence genomic window carries:
- a CDS encoding Eukaryotic aspartyl protease family protein, translating into MKSIWKLVCTLFSIVGTALALTLEGRGTNKHTYEVKLKKSDTYREDDLLRSYMNEQITRDAIQLLGVDAVSSSTISLTASRCNRLWTTYYGEIIIGNVEDEEDRFKVLFDTGSSELWVPDELCQSSACLSRKRLTREGSWFPKHDVHGNYIPIIVKYLTGEMKAIDGISDVNLLNGITVKNANVGLATHIDIPILMDLPWDGILGLGFITDDQISRGSKPLLQSIQDDELMYPNFRNQFAYYVTKNGGSVTFGGYKNEYKKSPGDVFQWAPVASKGSYWAVNLLSVGLKESGYKNNKNIRLSTTKCPTSENLSPTSNNADVQQNDPVLDTDDKDPYIANDNTRHTTVSTTSEDSSDISQEEFIETVFHNRLDDTKVIIDTGTFLIYAPQNMKNLITSLNVNDCDQVNNLPTLVFTFEGKGIAQNGMVQVELEPNDYILKFVDEDGQKRCTLAITVDYQAEELQLNAWTFGEVFLRKYYTVFDYDQRQIGFTPSKQDID; encoded by the exons ATGAAATCTATTTGGAAGTTAGTGTGTACACTTTTCAGCATCGTGGGAACTGCTTTGGCACTAACTCTTGAAGGTCGTGGAACAAATAAACACACATATGAAGTTAAATTGAAAAAAAGCGACACATATCGAGAAGATGACTTGCTACGGAGCTACATGAATGAACAGATAACTAGGGATGCCATACAGCTACTAGGTGTAGATGCAGTGTCATCAAGTACCATATCACTTACAGCATCACGTTGTAACAGATTGTGGACTACATATTACGGTGAGATTATCATTG GCAATGTAGAAGATGAGGAAGATAGATTCAAAGTACTTTTCGACACAGGTTCCTCGGAATTGTGGGTTCCAGATGAACTTTGCCAATCGTCAGCATGTTTAAGTCGCAAAAGATTAACCCGAGAAGGATCTTGGTTCCCCAAACACGATGTACATGGTAATTACATACCCATTATAGTGAAGTATCTCACTGGAGAGATGAAAGCCATAGATGGCATATCAGATGTTAAcctgttgaatggtataaCTGTCAAAAACGCAAACGTAGGCTTGGCTACACATATAGATATCCCTATACTAATGGATTTGCCATGGGATGGAATATTAGGTCTGGGTTTTATCACAGATGATCAAATATCACGTGGTTCCAAACCGCTGCTACAGTCGATACAAGATGACGAGCTAATGTACCCAAATTTTAGAAACCAATTTGCCTACTATGTGACAAAAAATGGAGGTAGTGTAACATTTGGTGGCTACAAAAATGAGTACAAAAAATCACCTGGAGATGTATTTCAATGGGCACCTGTGGCTTCGAAAGGGAGCTACTGGGCAGTAAACCTGCTGTCTGTTGGATTAAAAGAGTCTGGGTAcaaaaacaataaaaaTATCCGGTTATCCACGACAAAATGTCCAACTTCAGAGAACTTATCTCCTACATCTAACAATGCCGATGTGCAGCAAAATGATCCTGTATTAGATACGGATGATAAGGATCCTTATATCGCAAATGACAATACAAGGCACACCACTGTCAGTACAACATCAGAGGATTCATCTgatatatcgcaagagGAATTTATTGAAACTGTATTTCATAACAGATTGGATGATACTAAAGTAATTATTGATACGG GCACATTTCTAATATATGCTCCTCAG AATATGAAAAACTTAATCACAAGCCTTAATGTAAATGACTGTGATCAAGTAAATAATCTTCCAACACTGGTTTTTACATTTGAAGGTAAAGGTATCGCACAAAATG gAATGGTTCAAGTTGAACTTGAGCCAAATGATTACATACTGAAGTTTGTGGATGAAGACGGCCAGAAAAGATGCACGCTGGCTATAACTGTTGATTACCAAGCAGAG GAATTACAATTAAATGCATGGACATTCGGTGAA GTGTTCCTGAGGAAATACTACACCGTATTCGACTATGATCAGAGACAAATCGGATTCACACCAAGTAAACAAGATATAGATTGA
- a CDS encoding putative mitochondrial import inner membrane translocase TIM9 subunit — protein MATTQSSDPDFSHLTAEQRSKVMDHLNELQYRDTLETYNGMVEKCFNECISSFRSKELDKRENACVESCVKMFFEFSQRIGQRFAEKQQQKP, from the coding sequence ATGGCTACTACACAAAGTTCTGATCCGGACTTTAGCCATCTTACCGCCGAACAGCGTTCCAAGGTGATGGACCACCTTAACGAACTACAGTACCGTGATACGCTAGAAACATACAATGGAATGGTTGAAAAGTGTTTTAATGAATGTATCAGTTCATTTAGAAGCAAGGAACTCGACAAACGTGAGAACGCGTGCGTGGAATCCTGCGTTAAGATGTTCTTCGAATTTTCCCAGAGAATAGGTCAACGATTCGCAGAGAAGCAACAGCAAAAGCCTTAA
- a CDS encoding putative integral membrane protein, producing the protein MMLNLLMRFYWWFNEMPTDVKKVHPNAMNVLQIIFLTDVVQSIIFPTVVNMCQLSIFNDRVFLSWITAVHHLGAAVGGLLGWAATYYRLDKHFYLVSQYTSVALTVMLLYFIKMLRVNNMMIHIAWHGIYYVIYSLQEIAISDTLVSSIGKKQMSHYLTLSSVVAKLGNIVGPATLIMVSTLQHTSFANYNVPFSLKNAEMAYFLVFALFVVRVGYTFELQKVNNKPISHGDDGVSPMLTDSEGNLSIVDTVSDVESTDMGLQIPNERHRILPYIMFAMNALSLIGAGLSIRFLFHYMVIRCQIEYRLVWLANICIPITSAGLLFIIDKQAHRHGHLITILWSKIVALICLYAFVKSRDKTLMLFLYVIRATFQNTPLALTAVVMLKHSNENSKGYWIASEHVSRVILFVSTILGGYLCNFGGLDYCFFATGCFYTASIILLLPCVILFPGV; encoded by the exons ATGATGTTGAATTTGTTAATGCGATTCTATTGGTGGTTCAATGAGATGCCTACTGATGTCAAGAAAGTCCATCCTAATGCCATGAATGT ATTGCAGATCATTTTCTTAACCGATGTGGTTCAATCAATCATTTTCCCAACGGTTGTCAACATGTGCCAACTTAGTATATTCAACGATCGTGTTTTC TTGAGTTGGATAACTGCAGTACACCATCTCGGTGCTGCCGTTGGCGGTTTGCTTGGTTGGGCGGCTACATACTATCGTTTGGATAAGCATTTTTATCTAGTGTCGCAATACACATCTGTTGCCTTAACTGTGATGCTTTTATACTTCATCAAGATGTTACGTGTAAACAACATGATGATTCATATCGCATGGCACGGCATATATTACGTGATATATTCCTTACAAGAAATCGCAATATCAGATACTTTGGTATCGTCAATTGGAAAGAAACAAATGAGCCACTATCTGACTCTATCGTCAGTAGTTGCTAAATTAGGCAACATTGTCGGTCCAGCAACTCTAATCATGGTCTCGACACTACAGCATACAAGCTTTGCGAATTACAATGTACCATTCAGTTTAAAGAATGCAGAAATGGCATATTTCCTGGTGTTCGCACTATTCGTCGTGAGGGTAGGCTACACGTTCGAGTTACAAAAGGTAAATAATAAACCTATATCGCACGGCGACGATGGAGTGTCGCCCATGTTAACTGATAGCGAGGGGAACTTATCAATTGTTGATACCGTTTCTGACGTAGAGTCCACGGATATGGGCCTACAAATTCCAAACGAAAGACATCGCATTTTACCATATATCATGTTCGCAATGAACGCACTCTCACTTATTGGAGCGGGATTATCAATCAGATTCCTGTTCCATTATATGGTTATCCGGTGTCAAATTGAATACCGCCTTGTATGGTTAGCCAATATTTGCATACCTATCACGTCCGCTGGATTGTTATTTA TAATCGACAAGCAGGCACATCGTCACGGGCACCTTATAACAATTTTGTGGTCCAAGATAGTTGCATTAAT ATGCCTCTATGCATTCGTGAAGTCGCGGGATAAAACTTTAATGCTATTTTTGTATGTTATCAGAGCAACATTCCAGAACACACCTCTGGCATTAACAGCGGTTGTTATGCTTAAGCATAGCAACGAAAACAGTAAAGGTTACTGGATTGCATCTGAGCACGTATCGCGAGTCATCCTTTTTGTTTCCACTATACTTGGTGGATATCTATGCAATTTCGGCGGTTTAGACTACTGCTTCTTTGCAACAG GGTGTTTCTACACGGCGTCAATTATACTGCTATTACCGTGTGTTATTCTATTCCCTGGTGTCTAG
- a CDS encoding G-patch (glycine rich nucleic binding) domain containing protein: protein MISQYSEDRLCAYHILMKSKSKQFREKVQNAGVNAKFESKIGAAILAKYGWKEGDGLGKQGEGIVKPVSLSAVKNNKGLGSKDADPWHNWWDDMYNDLAKKSVKVKSVKPKLSKVKKKDKEKSKTKKSLIEICKDRVAANGDDTTVRSSLRNEHSESELSSDYPTDEEHSTEKK from the exons atgatatcgcaatatagTGAAGACCGACTGTGCGCCTACCATATCTTAATGAAGTCTAAATCTAAACAATTTAGGGAGAAGGTGCAGAATGCTG GAGTAAATGCTAAGTTTGAATCCAAGATAGGCGCTGCCATATTGGCTAAATATGGATGGAAAGA GGGAGATGGCCTTGGTAAACAAGGCGAAGGTATCGTCAAGCCTGTTTCACTAAGTGCGGTAAAGAACAACAAAGGG TTGGGAAGCAAAGATGCTGATCCTTGGCATAATTGGTGGGATGACATGTACAACGACTTGGCCAAGAAATCAGTAAAGGTTAAATCTGTGAAACCTAAGTTGTCTAAGGTCAAAAAAAAGGATAAGGAAAAATCGAAAACTAAGAAGTCGCTGATAGAAATTTGCAAAGACAGAGTCGCAGCAAATGGCGATGATACTACTGTAAGATCATCTTTAAGGAATGAACATAGTGAATCTGAGCTGTCTTCTGATTATCCAACTGATGAAGAACATTCAACCGAAAAGAAGTGA
- a CDS encoding PRP1 splicing factor N-terminal family protein — MSLLPGARKFIPSANEPAHYAPGAGRGATAFTTRADFGYSSVSSADPFGKAPEGYIPGRGRGATSFAGGVSRDDVSEAVDLTVVGGEDSLNLENEQLFKDAEYDDEDREADLIYDFIDNRMDERRRSRRESQIRTEVNKHRADKPTIHQQLAPLKRDLKNLSLEEWESIPSIGDYSFKRKQQNKRQHQYTAAPDSLLYSAKVHMQSESSIGTSTPLGFSTPLGIMGGSATPSGVRSSLISATSGDTSSLNDLGEARGAVLSITLDKVMDNISGQTVVDPKGYLTDLNSMNIKSDSDIADIKKARKLLKSVIATNPNHAPGWIAAARIEELAGKISSAREIIAQACEKCGDREDVWLEAARLEKPEYAKAVLAKAVRMVPQSVKIWVEAARRESNVNDKRRILRKALEFIPNSVRLWKDAISLEDETDAYVMLKRAVECVPDSVDLWLALARLCSYQEAQKVLNEARKHLPTNADIWITAAKLEESNGNQQMVEKIISRGLDNLSKKGVIHVRSNWLKQAEQCEENNFVQTAQAIIKCTMNIGLDPALLKETWLEDGERMEEKKLFACARAIYRSALEQMKTKKSLWLALAELETRHGKPEDVDDVLSQATKYCPNSDILWLMAAKHKWIQGDVESARAILADAYSKNMDVESISLAAVKLEREHDEFERARALLERSRKQCGTRKIWMQSIQLERQLGNYSVAIDLCDQALEIHPYFDKLWMIAGQLRLELPEPDVATAINIFKDGADQCPWSVGLWLLALESLVRDNEHAKARALVDAAKTKIRCILGPRLKHTEQVATVNTKKLSPTELLRLARAYGDIPAATTTSMQEEEELIESLCQNILKSCDLLWLRAVDIELESGNAGNAYFMMSSSLQEFPDSGNLWARAIFLEERNAQNSKAVDALNQCSNSPLVVMAAAKLFWRDGKVLKTRKWFKRALAIEESNGVIWGTFLAFELDSGDNDAIKDVINGCTKAEPSTGYDWCRVVKRVVNWRLTWPHKMYKFVEEHYNDILTKALEKLPDDIKAVLVPDQSKAGIDGS, encoded by the exons ATGTCGCTTTTGCCGGGAGCACGTAAGTTTATACCATCGGCTAATGAGCCTGCACATTACGCTCCTGGAGCTGGTCGAGG TGCCACAGCATTCACTACTAGAGCGGATTTTGGCTATTCATCGGTATCTTCTGCAGA TCCATTCGGTAAAGCACCCGAGGGTTATATTCCTGGACGTGGTAGGGGCGCAACAAGTTTTGCTGGTGGTGTATCGCGTGACGATGTCAGCGAAGCAGTAGATTTGACTGTGGTTGGAGGGGAGGATTCATTAAACCTCGAGAACGAACAGTTATTCAAAGATGCAGAATACGATGACGAGGATAGAGAGGCAGATCTCATATATGACTTTATTGACAATCGTATGGATGAGCGTAGGCGCTCGAGACGTGAATCGCAGATTAGAACAGAGGTTAATAAACATCGTGCTGACAAGCCCACTATACATCAGCAACTCGCACCGTTAAAGCGTGATTTAAAAAACCTATCGCTTGAAGAATGGGAATCCATACCTTCCATAGGTGACTATTCCTTTAAGCGaaaacaacaaaacaaACGCCAACATCAGTATACTGCGGCACCAGACTCGTTATTATACTCAGCCAAGGTCCATATGCAATCTGAGAGCAGTATAGGTACATCAACGCCTTTAGGTTTTTCTACACCATTAGGTATTATGGGTGGTAGTGCAACACCATCAGGTGTACGCTCTTCCTTGATCAGTGCTACATCTGGTGATACAAGTTCATTGAATGATCTTGGTGAAGCCAGGGGTGCTGTTTTATCTATCACATTGGATAAAGTTATGGATAACATCAGCGGTCAAACGGTCGTTGACCCCAAGGGTTACCTAACGGATCTAAACTCCATGAACATTAAAAGCGATAGTGACATAGCCGATATAAAGAAAGCACGAAAACTTCTAAAGTCAGTGATTGCTACGAACCCTAACCACGCTCCCGGTTGGATAGCAGCAGCCCGTATTGAGGAGTTGGCGGGCAAAATCTCGAGTGCCCGGGAAATTATCGCACAGGCCTGTGAAAAGTGTGGCGACCGAGAAGACGTTTGGTTGGAAGCAGCTCGTTTGGAGAAGCCAGAGTACGCTAAAGCCGTATTGGCAAAGGCTGTTCGCATGGTTCCGCAGTCAGTCAAAATATGGGTTGAAGCCGCGCGGCGTGAATCAAACGTCAACGATAAACGTCGTATTCTACGGAAGGCCCTTGAGTTCATTCCTAATTCAGTCAGGCTGTGGAAGGATGCTATATCGTTGGAAGACGAAACAGATGCATATGTCATGCTCAAGCGTGCGGTAGAATGCGTTCCCGATTCCGTGGATCTTTGGTTGGCTCTAGCCAGGCTATGTTCATATCAAGAGGCGCAGAAGGTGCTCAACGAGGCGCGTAAGCATCTACCAACAAATGCAGATATTTGGATTACTGCTGCTAAACTCGAGGAATCAAACGGTAACCAGCAGATG GTTGAGAAAATCATATCACGTGGTTTGGATAATCTCAGCAAAAAGGGGGTTATACATGTCCGTAGCAACTGGTTAAAACAGGCTGAGCAGTGTGAGGAAAACAATTTTGTACAGACGGCACAAGCAATTATTAAGTGCACCATGAACATCGGCTTAGATCCGGCCTTGCTTAAGGAGACATGGCTAGAAGATGGTGAGCGCATGGAAGAAAAAAAACTGTTCGCGTGTGCACGTGCAATATATCGGAGTGCCCTGGAACAAATGAAAACGAAAAAGTCATTGTGGCTGGCTTTGGCAGAGCTTGAGACCAGACATGGCAAACCAGAGGACGTTGATGACGTACTATCACAGGCTACCAAGTACTGTCCTAATTCCGATATATTGTGGTTAATGGCAGCAAAACATAAGTGGATACAGGGCGATGTAGAAAGTGCAAGAGCTATACTGGCGGATGCCTATTCCAAAAACATGGATGTTGAATCAATCTCATTAGCCGCTGTTAAATTAGAGcgagaacatgatgaaTTTGAACGTGCCCGAGCATTGCTGGAGAGATctaggaagcaatgtggCACACGGAAGATATGGATGCAAAGTATTCAGCTCGAGCGCCAGCTGGGTAATTATTCAGTGGCTATCGACCTTTGTGACCAGGCGTTGGAAATCCATCCGTACTTTGACAAACTGTGGATGATTGCAGGTCAACTACGTTTAGAATTGCCAGAACCAGATGTAGCAACGGCGATTAACATATTTAAAGACGGTGCTGACCAATGCCCATGGAGTGTTGGCCTCTGGTTACTTGCTTTAGAGTCACTGGTGCGTGACAATGAACATGCTAAAGCACGGGCACTCGTAGATGCTGCTAAAACAAAGATACGGTGCATTTTAGGCCCACGCCTTAAGCATACAGAACAAGTTGCTACAGTGAATACTAAAAAGTTATCCCCTACAGAGTTGCTCCGCTTAGCAAGGGCATATGGAGACATTCCCGCTGCGACAACAACATCCATGCAGGAGGAAGAAGAATTGATTGAATCGCTATGCCAGAATATACTTAAAAGCTGTGACCTTTTGTGGCTCCGTGCAGTTGATATAGAACTTGAATCTGGCAACGCTGGTAACGCCTATTTTATGATGTCCTCGTCTTTACAGGAGTTCCCCGATTCCGGTAATTTATGGGCGAGAGCCATCTTTTTAGAGGAGCGCAACGCTCAAAACTCTAAGGCAGTCGACGCACTCAATCAATGTTCGAATTCACCATTGGTTGTGATGGCAGCTGCGAAGTTGTTTTGGCGTGATGGCAAGGTATTAAAAACCCGTAAATGGTTCAAGCGTGCCTTGGCCATAGAGGAATCCAATGGTGTCATTTGGGGCACATTCCTTGCATTTGAGTTGGACAGTGGTGACAacgatgccataaaggATGTTATTAACGGATGCACTAAAGCTGAGCCAAGCACGGGTTACGACTGGTGCCGTGTAGTCAAACGCGTCGTTAATTGGCGATTAACATGGCCTCACAAGATGTACAAATTTGTTGAAGAACATTACAACGATATATTAACTAAAGCTCTAGAGAAACTGCCCGATGACATTAAAGCAGTCCTTGTGCCAGATCAATCAAAAGCTGGAATCGATGGCTCTTAA
- a CDS encoding putative integral membrane protein yields MVMPSKDFNIRAFTIKGVCCVCALGYLYVLKKYVALEYHHYKRKRSLIEHDAKPDQMNMIMVERFIKEKSQR; encoded by the exons ATGGTAATGCCATCCAAGGATTTCAACATACGTGCCTTTACTATT AAAGGTGTGTGTTGCGTTTGTGCGCTGGGATACCTGTATgtactaaagaagtatGTTGCGCTGGAGTATCATCACTACAAACGAAAAAGATCACTTATTGAACACGATGCCAAGCCAGATCAAATGAATATGATTATGGTAGAACGGTTTATTAAGGAAAAGTCTCAACGTTAA